The sequence below is a genomic window from Gemmatimonadaceae bacterium.
CAGATGGGCCAGCAGTTGGAAGCTCTGGAACACGAAGCCCAGCTTCTGGGCGCGCAGCGCGGCGCGTGCGTCCTCGTCCAGGGCGAACAGGTCCTGGCCGTCGATCTTGACGGTGCCGCGCGTGGGCGTGTCCAGCCCGGCCATGATGGACAAGAGCGTGCTCTTGCCCGAACCCGAGGCGCCCACGATGGCCAGGGTCTGCCCACGGGGCACCTGGAAATCGATATCGCGCAAAATGTCGAGCGTGCCGGTCGAGTCGCTCACGGACTTGACCACGTGTTCCACGGATATGACGGGTTCGGACATGGGTTTTTTCTTTCGGAGTCGCCGCTACTGTATCGCGGCCATGTTGCTGGGCGCTTTGCTGGGGTTATCCCATGCACAAACCACGCCCCAGCGTACCGTGCTGGTGCTCGGCGATTCGCTGAGTGCCGAGTACGGCCTGGCGCGCGGTACGGGCTGGGTGACGCTGCTGGAGCAGCGCCTGGCGAAAGAGAAGCCGGGCACGCGCGTGGTCAATGCCAGCATCAGCGGTGAGACCACCTTCGGCGGGCGTTCGCGCCTGGCCGCGCTGTTGGCCCAGCACAAGCCCACGCACGTGATCCTGGAGCTCGGCGGCAATGATGCGCTGCGTGGCCTCTCGCTCGACGCCACACGCGCCAACCTGGAGTGGATGACGCAGCAGGCCAAGAAGGCCGGCGCCCGCGTGCTGCTGCTGGGCATGCAAATGCCACCCAACTA
It includes:
- a CDS encoding arylesterase, producing MLLGALLGLSHAQTTPQRTVLVLGDSLSAEYGLARGTGWVTLLEQRLAKEKPGTRVVNASISGETTFGGRSRLAALLAQHKPTHVILELGGNDALRGLSLDATRANLEWMTQQAKKAGARVLLLGMQMPPNYGADYAKRFEGLYAQVARAEKVGLVPFFLKGVADGAEPTRLFQPDRIHPTAEAQPLMLDNVWPELKKQL